CGAGCATGCGGGCCTTCCACCCCACCGGCTTCCGCTCAGGCTTCGTCGGGAACGAGGATCAGCTTCCCGTGCGCGCCTGGCTCGAGGATCCGCCGGTGGGCGGCGGCCGCCTCGCGCAGGGGCAGCTCCTCGCCCACGACCGGGCGCAGGACGCCGCTCCGGAGCTTGGCCGCCACCGCCGCCAGAGCGCCCGCCGACTCCGCCTCCGAGGCGTTCCACAGGGCGGTCCCCATGACGGTCGCCTCCTTGATCATGGTCAGCCGCGGGGTGAACTCCAGCCGCCCACGGCTGCCGACGACCACCACCCGTCCCCCGACCGCCAGGACGCCCAGGTCCTGTTCCAGGTTCACGTCCGCGAGCATCTCCACCACGACCGAGACCCCGCGGCCGCCGGTGAGGTCCGCCAGCTCGTCCAGATAGCCCGGCGCCGAGTGGTCCAGGACGTGGCTGGCGCCCGCGCCACGGACCACCTCGGCCCCTTCCGCCGACCCGGCGGTGCCGATCACCACGGCGCCGGCGTCGCTCGCCAGCTGGGTGGCCGGGACCCCGACGCCGCCGCTGGCGCCGTGGATGAGCACGGTCTCGCCGGGCTGGAGCCCGGCCTTCTGGAACAGCGCGCGCCAGGCGGTGACGCAGGGGACGCCCACCGCCGCGCCCTGCCCGTACGACAGCGTTGGCGGCAGCGGATGGACCCCCGCCGCGTCCCCCACCGCCAGCTCAGCGTACGTACCCGACCAGCCGGGCGTTCCCAGCGCGCCCACGAACACCCGGTCGCCCGGCCCCACCCCCTCCACCCCGGCGCCCACCGCGTCGACGACCCCGGCCCCGTCGAATCCAGGCGTGTACGGCAGCTCCGGGGTGAAGAACGCGTACGTCCCCG
This portion of the Actinomycetota bacterium genome encodes:
- a CDS encoding NADPH:quinone reductase; protein product: MHGIQVPEFGGPEVLQYRELPVPEPGDGQVRVRMQAIGVNPADTYIRTGTYAFFTPELPYTPGFDGAGVVDAVGAGVEGVGPGDRVFVGALGTPGWSGTYAELAVGDAAGVHPLPPTLSYGQGAAVGVPCVTAWRALFQKAGLQPGETVLIHGASGGVGVPATQLASDAGAVVIGTAGSAEGAEVVRGAGASHVLDHSAPGYLDELADLTGGRGVSVVVEMLADVNLEQDLGVLAVGGRVVVVGSRGRLEFTPRLTMIKEATVMGTALWNASEAESAGALAAVAAKLRSGVLRPVVGEELPLREAAAAHRRILEPGAHGKLILVPDEA